From the genome of Bos taurus isolate L1 Dominette 01449 registration number 42190680 breed Hereford chromosome 27, ARS-UCD2.0, whole genome shotgun sequence, one region includes:
- the ADGRA2 gene encoding adhesion G protein-coupled receptor A2 yields MGAAGRRMRGAPARLLLPLLLPWLLLLTPETRGAPGCPVPIRSCKCSGERPKGLSGGAPNPARRRVVCGGGDLPEPPDPGLLPNSTVTLLLSNNKITGLRSGAFLGLSLLEKLDLRNNVISTVQPGAFLGLGELKRLDLSNNRIGCLTSGTFQGLPRLLRLNISGNIFSSLQPGVFDELPALKAVDFGTEFLTCDCHLRWLLPWAQNRSLQLSERTLCAYPSALHAQALAGLQEAQLRCEGALELHTHHLIPSLRQVVFQGDRLPFQCSASYLGNDTRIRWYHNRAPVEGDEQAGVLLADSLVHDCTFITSELTLSHIGVWASGEWECSVSTVQGNASKKVEIVVLETSASYCPAERVANNRGDFRWPRTLAGITAYQSCLQYPFTSVPLSGGAPGTRASRRCDRAGRWEPGDYSHCLYTNDITRVLYTFVLMPINASNALTLAHQLRVYTAEAASFSDMMDVVYVAQMIQKFLGYVDQIKELVEVMVDMASNLMLVDEHLLWLAQREDKACSGIVGALERIGGAALSPHAQHISVNSRNVALEAYLIKPHSYVGLTCTAFQRREAGMPGTRHAGPGQSPSPETEPLADQQLRFRCTTGRPNVSLSAFHIKNSVALASIQLPPSLFSTPPAALAPPAPPDCTLQLLVFRNGRLFRTLGNTSRPGATGPGRRRGVATPVIFAGTSGCGVGNLTEPVAVSLRHWAEGAEPMAAWWSQEGPGGPGGWRSEGCQLRSSQPNVSSLHCQHLGNVAVLMELSAFPREAGGSGAGLHPVVYPCTALLLLCLFSTIITYILNHSSIHVSRKGWHMLLNLCFHMAMTSAVFAGGITLTNYQMVCQAVGITLHYSSLSTLLWMGVKARVLHKELTWRAPPPPEGDAAPPAPRPMLRFYLIAGGIPLIICGITAAVNIHNYLDHSPYCWLVWRPSLGAFYIPVALILLITWIYFLCAGLRLRGPLAQSPKGVTGRVSLEPGEELRGSTRLRSSGPLLSDSGSLLAAGSTGVVTPGPPEDGDGLYSPGVQLGALVTTHFLYLATWACGALTVSQRWLPRVVCSCLYGVAASALGLFVFTHHCARRRDVRASWRACRPPASGSRASPRAAPAGPEDGSPVFGEGPPSLKSSPSGSSGHAQPPGPCKLTNLQLAQSQACEAGAAARGDGEPELPGPRAGLGPRHPNNLHHGRRGHKSRAKGHRAGEAGGKNRLRALRGGAAGTAELQSSESGSPHHSPSESYLGSSRHSPGVGPRLEGEAALTPSEGSDTSAAPPPEAGRPSQRRSASRDNLRGGVLEKESKRRSYPLNSASLNGAPKGGKYDDVPSSGAEAAGGGCMKTGLWKSETTV; encoded by the exons GGACCTGAGAAACAATGTCATCAGCACGGTGCAGCCCGGCGCCTTCCTGGGTCTGGGAGAGCTGAAGCGCTT GGACCTCTCCAACAACCGGATCGGCTGTCTCACCTCCGGAACCTTCCAGggcctccccaggctcctccgact AAACATATCTGGAAACATCTTCTCCAGTCTGCAACCTGGGGTCTTTGATGAGCTGCCAGCCCTTAAGGCGGT GGACTTCGGCACCGAGTTCCTGACCTGCGATTGCCACCTGCGCTGGCTGCTTCCCTGGGCCCAAAACCGCTCCCTGCAGCTGTCGGAGCGCACGCTCTGTGCTTACCCCAGCGCTCTGCACGCCCAGGCCCTGGCCGGCCTCCAAGAGGCCCAGCTGCGCTGCG AGGGGGCCCTGGAGCTCCACACACAccacctcatcccatccctccgcCAAGTGGTCTTCCAGGGCGACCGGCTGCCCTTCCAGTGCTCGGCCAGCTACCTGGGCAACGACACCCGCATCCGCTGGTACCACAACCGGGCCCCCGTGGAGGGCGACGAGCAGGCGGGCGTCCTGCTGGCCGACAGCCTGGTCCACGACTGCACCTTCATCACCAG CGAGCTGACCCTGTCTCACATCGGCGTGTGGGCCTCAGGCGAATGGGAGTGCTCCGTGTCCACGGTCCAGGGAAACGCCAGCAAGAAGGTGGAGATCGTGGTGCTGGAGACCTCGGCTTCCTACTGCCCGGCTGAGCGTGTCGCCAACAACCGCGGGGACTTCAG GTGGCCACGAACTCTGGCTGGCATCACAGCCTACCAGTCCTGCCTGCAGTACCCCTTCACCTCGGTGCCCCTGAGCGGGGGAGCCCCTGGCACCCGAGCCTCCCGCCGGTGCGACCGCGCCGGCCGCTGGGAGCCGGGGGACTACTCCCACTGCCTGTACACCAATGACATCACCCGGGTGCTCTACACCTTCGTGCTG atgcccatcaacgcCTCCAACGCGCTAACCCTGGCCCACCAACTTCGAGTGTACACAGCCGAGGCCGCCAGCTTCTCTGACATGATGGACGTCGTCTATGTGGCTCAGATGATCCAGAAGTTTCTGGGTTATGTCGACCAGATCAAAGAG ctggtggaggtgatggtggacATGGCCAGCAACCTGATGCTGGTGGACGAGCACCTTCTGTGGCTGGCCCAGCGCGAGGACAAGGCCTGCAGCGGCATCGTGGGTGCCCTGGAGCGCATTGGGGGAGCTGCCCTGAGCCCCCACGCCCAGCACATCTCTGTG AACTCGAGGAACGTGGCCTTGGAGGCCTACCTCATCAAGCCACACAGCTACGTGGGCCTGACCTGCACGGCCTTCCAGAGGCGGGAGGCGGGCATGCCCGGCACGCGGCACGCGGGCCCCGGCCAGAGCCCGTCGCCCGAGACGGAGCCCCTGGCCGACCAACAGCTGCGCTTCCGCTGCACCACCGGCAGGCCCAACGTGTCTCTGTCGGCCTTCCACATCAAG AACAGCGTGGCCCTGGCCTCCATCCAGCTGCCGCCCAGTCTGTTCTCGACGCCCCCGGCGGCCCTGGCCCCCCCGGCGCCCCCAGACTGCACCCTGCAGCTGCTCGTCTTCCGCAATGGGCGCCTCTTCCGCACTCTCGGCAACACCTCCCGCCCCGGAGCCACAGGACCTGGCAGGAGGCGCGGCGTGGCCACGCCTGTCATCTTTGCGGGGACCA GTGGCTGCGGCGTGGGGAACCTGACCGAGCCGGTGGCCGTCTCACTGAGGCACTGGGCTGAGGGGGCCGAGCCCATGGCGGCCTGGTGGAGCCAGGAGGGGCCAGGAGGGCCCGGGGGCTGGCGCTCCGAGGGCTGCCAGCTGCGCTCCAGCCAGCCCAACGTCAGCTCCCTGCACTGCCAGCACCTGGGCAACGTGGCCGTGCTCATG GAGCTGAGCGCCTTCCCCAGGGAGGCGGGGGGCTCTGGGGCAGGGCTGCACCCCGTCGTGTACCCCTGCACggccctgctgctgctctgcCTCTTCTCCACCATCATCACCTACATCCTCAACCACAG CTCCATCCACGTGTCCCGGAAGGGCTGGCACATGCTGCTGAACCTGTGCTTCCACATGGCCATGACCTCCGCCGTATTTGCGGGAGGCATCACGCTCACCAACTACCAGATGGTCTGCCAGGCG GTGGGCATCACCCTGCACTACTCTTCACTGTCTACACTCCTCTGGATGGGTGTGAAGGCCCGCGTCCTCCACAAGGAGCTCACCTGGAGGGCGCCCCCTCCACCAGAAGGGGACGCTGCCCCGCCTGCCCCGCGACCCATGCTGCG GTTCTATCTGATCGCGGGAGGGATCCCACTCATTATCTGTGGCATCACGGCCGCTGTCAACATCCACAACTACCTGGACCACAGCCCCTA CTGCTGGCTGGTGTGGCGCCCGAGCCTAGGCGCCTTCTACATCCCCGTGGCTTTGATTCTGCTCATCACCTGGATCTATTTCCTGTGCGCAGGGCTGCGCTTACGGGGTCCCCTGGCACAGAGCCCAAAGGGGGTCACCGGCCGGGTCTCCCTGGAGCCGGGGGAGGAGCTGAGGGGTTCCACCAGGCTCAGGAGCAGCGGCCCCCTCCTGAGTGACTCGGGTTCCCTCCTGGCGGCTGGAAGCACAGGGGTGGTGACGCCCGGGCCCCCGGAGGACGGCGACGGCCTCTATTCTCCGGGAGTCCAGCTGGGGGCGCTGGTGACCACGCATTTCCTCTACCTGGCCACGTGGGCCTGCGGGGCGCTGACGGTGTCGCAGCGCTGGCTGCCCCGAGTGGTGTGCAGTTGTCTGTACGGGGTGGCGGCCTCTGCTCTGGGTCTCTTCGTCTTCACCCACCACTGTGCCAGGCGCAGGGACGTCAGGGCCTCCTGGCGCGCCTGCCGGCCCCCGGCCTCGGGATCCCGCGCCTCCCCACGGGCCGCGCCTGCCGGCCCCGAAGACGGGTCCCCGGTGTTCGGAGAGGGACCCCCGTCTCTCAAGTCGTCCCCGAGCGGCAGCAGCGGCCACGCGCAGCCCCCGGGGCCCTGCAAGCTCACCAACCTGCAGCTGGCGCAGAGCCAGGCGTGCGAGGCGGGGGCGGCCGCCCGCGGGGACGGGGAGCCTGAGCTCCCGGGTCCCCGGGCCGGCCTCGGCCCGCGCCATCCCAACAACCTGCACCACGGCCGTCGGGGCCACAAGAGCCGCGCCAAGGGGCACCGCGCGGGGGAGGCCGGTGGCAAGAACCGGCTCCGGGCGCTGCGAGGGGGCGCGGCCGGGACGGCCGAGCTGCAGTCAAGCGAGAGTGGCAGCCCGCACCACAGCCCTTCCGAAAGCTACCTGGGCAGCAGCCGCCACAGCCCGGGCGTCGGTCCCCGGCTCGAGGGCGAGGCCGCTCTCACGCCGTCTGAGGGCAGCGACACAAGCGCCGCACCGCCCCCCGAGGCCGGCCGGCCGAGCCAGCGCCGCAGCGCCAGCCGCGACAACCTCCGGGGCGGCGTGCTGGAGAAGGAGAGCAAGCGCCGCTCCTACCCGCTCAACTCGGCCAGCCTCAACGGCGCCCCCAAGGGCGGCAAGTACGATGACGTTCCCTCGAGCGGCGCCGAGGCGGCCGGCGGCGGCTGCATGAAGACCGGCCTCTGGAAAAGTGAGACCACCGTCTAG
- the BRF2 gene encoding transcription factor IIIB 50 kDa subunit (The RefSeq protein has 1 substitution compared to this genomic sequence), translating into MPGRGRCPDCGSAELVEDSHYSQNQLVCSDCGCVVTEGVLTTTFSDEGNLREVTYSRSTGENEQVSRSQQRGLRRVRDLCRVLQLPPTFEDTAVAYYQQAHQLAGIRTARLQKKEVLAGCCVLITCRQRNWPLTMGTICTLLYADLDVFSGTYMQIVKLLGLDVPSLCLVDLVKTYCSSFKLFEASPSVPAKYVEDKEKMLSRTLQLVELADETWLVTGRHPLPVITAATFLAWQSLRPSDRLTCSLARFCKLANVDLPYPASSRLQELLAVLLRMAEQLAWLQVLKLDKRSVVKHIGDLLQHRHMLVRKAFRDGTAEMDAGEKELQGQGQGQALGDEDVGSSSLELPAGKRPSSPALLLPPCMLKPPKRVCPAPPVSMVTGDEDISDSEIEQYLRTPQEVRDFQKAQAARQAAQGTPNPP; encoded by the exons ATGCCGGGTAGAGGCCGCTGTCCCGATTGCGGCTCCGCTGAGCTCGTGGAAGACTCGCACTATTCCCAGAACCAGCTGGTGTGCTCCGACTGCGGCTGCGTGGTCACCGAGGGCGTTCTTACGACCACCTTCAGTGACGAGGGCAACCTCCGAG AAGTAACATATTCTCGAAGCACCGGGGAAAACGAACAAGTTAGTCGAAGCCAGCAACGAG GTCTTCGTCGAGTGAGAGACCTCTGTCGAGTGCTGCAGCTGCCGCCAACATTTGAGGACACGGCAGTTGCCTACTACCAACAGGCGCACCAGCTCGCTGGCATCCGCACGGCCAGGCTGCAGAAGAAGGAGGTGCTGGCTGGTTGCTGTGTCCTAATCACCTGCCGGCAGCGCAACTGGCCCCTGACCATGGGGACCATCTGCACCCTGCTGTATGCAGATTTGGATGTGTTTTCTGGAACCTACATGCAGATAGTGAAGCTCCTGGGGCTGGATGTGCCATCTCTGTGCTTGGTGGACCTGGTGAAGACCTACTGTAGCAG CTTCAAGCTGTTTGAAGCCTCCCCATCTGTGCCAGCCAAGTACGTGGAAGACAAGGAGAAGATGCTGTCGCGAACGCTGCAGTTGGTGGAGCTGGCCGATGAGACGTGGCTGGTGACCGGGCGGCACCCCTTGCCTGTCATCACTGCCGCCACTTTCCTGGCGTGGCAGTCCCTGCGGCCTTCAGATCGGCTGACCTGTTCCCTTGCCCGATTTTGTAAATTGGCGAACGTGGACCTGCCCTACCCTGCTTCCTCCCGCCTGCAGGAGCTGCTGGCTGTGCTGCTGCGGATGGCTGAGCAGCTGGCCTGGTTGCAGGTTCTGAAGCTTGACAAACGGTCTGTGGTCAAGCACATCGGCGACCTTCTCCAGCACCGCCACATGCTGGTCCGCAAGGCCTTTCGGGATGGAACAGCCGAGATGGATGCCGGGGAGAAGGAGCTGCAGGGCCAGGGGCAGGGGCAAGGACTGGGAGACGAGGATGTGGGGAGTAGCTCTTTAGAGCTGCCTGCGGGCAAGCGGCCCTCCAGCCCcgctctcctcctcccaccctgcaTGTTGAAGCCCCCAAAACGAGTCTGTCCCGCCCCCCCTGTCTCCATGGTCACTGGAGACGAGGACATTTCTGATAGTGAAATCGAGCAGTATTTGCGTACCCCTCAGGAAGTTAGGGACTTCCAGAAGGCCCAGGCAGCTAGACAGGCCGCCCAGGGTACTCCGAACCCTCCCTGA